The Nostoc sp. UHCC 0926 nucleotide sequence TTGGTTGTGGCTGGAGACAAGTGTTGATATTTCCCTAAAAGAAAAAAATTTTTACTTTATTAATCGTTATAAAAATGCGCCTCGCCTTGGCACTATCCTAGAAGATAATCGTGATTTAGATGATGTTCCTCTTAATAGTTATCAAGTCTTTGAACCACTAACGCCCCTACCGATACATCTTTACATAGCTCACAACCAAATCCTATTTTATACTTGGGGCGATCGCTCCTGCTGTCTTTCCCGTGGTTCTACAACCGCTACATTATTGGATGAGTTTATACATCCCACACAATCAGAGAAGGCAAATTCCCAATTTCCTGAACACCAGCGAAAACTGCACCTGAAAATTGGTGACATCCTGATTTTTGAAGAAATTAAAGGCCCCAAAACAGGCAATCCAAAAGATGCTGATATGAATAATCGCCATGCAGTACGTCTGACAAATGTCAAGGCAATTGTAGACGAACTTTACAATCAGCCAATTGTGGAAATCGAATGGACAAAAGAGGATGCGTTACCTTTTCCCCTTTGTATTTCCGCAATAGTACCACCAGAGTGTCAGCTAGCTGATATTAGTGTTGCCAGAGGCAATGTGATTCTAGTCGATCATGGTCGCACTATTGATCGGGAAGATTTGGGAACTGTACCGGGAAAAGAGGTGATCCAACAGTGCCAAGAGGAAGGCGAATCTGTAGAAATTTTAGTTAAAAGCGATCGCTTCCGTCCCAGATTGCAAAAAACGCCTTTAACTTTCAGCCAACCTCTTTCGATAAAAAATCTTACCCAAGACTCTGCTAAGAGTTTGCTAATTCAACACCTTCATCAAGCAAAACCCCATATCCAACTAAATAATTCTACTTGGACTCCCCAATACGACCTTATAGAGAGCAACAGCGAAGATCAACATTTTGTTGTGGAAATGGACAATGATGGACAAGCACACTTGCGCTTTGGGGACGGTGAATTAGGAATCAAGCCAGAAGCCAATACTCACTTCCAAGCAACTTACCGAGTAGGTAACGGACTTGTAGGCAATATTGGTGCTGAAGCGATTTCTTATATTGTTTTTCACAATATTTTTAATAGTGGTTCGACATTGCAGCCACACCAGCCCTTCCCTGCTAAAAGTGGAACAGCACCCGAATCTCTATCTCACGTAAAATTATATGCACCGCACCTATCTCACGAAAAATTAGAACGTGCCATTACTGCTGATGACTACGCGCAATTGGTGATGGAACATTTCTCGACAAAAGTGCAACGAGCGGCGGCTACCTTACGCTGGACAGGCTGCTCGTATGAAGTTTGGGTGGCAGTAGATCCCTTCAACCGAGAAGCCGCAGACGACAAATTACTGCCAAATATTGCCACAGACCTGGAAAATTATCGCCGCATTGGTCATGATGTCATTGTTCAACGAGCAGCATACATCTCTTTGGATATCGCTATGACAGTTCATGTCAAATCTGACTATTTACGCGGTCATGTCAAAACTGCTTTGCTGCATATTTTCAGTAACCGAATTTTACCTGATGGCCGAAGTGGTTTTTTCCATCCCGATAACTTGACTTTTGGACTAGGTATTGGTCTAAGTCAGATAGTTGCGATCGCTTATGCTGTTCCAGGTATCGAAAGTGTCTCTGTCACAAAGTTAGAACGTCTTTTTGAAGGTGACAATCACGAGATTGAAGCAGGTTTTTTACCCATTGGTTCTTGGGAAATTGCCCGACTTGACAACAACCCCAACTTTCCCGAAAAAGGTAAATTCACACTCGATTTGCGAGGTGGTAGATGAAATTAACTTGTAGCTGTAACTGTCACTCTAACTATAAACCAAGCGATAATTCCAGTTGTGGTTGCTGTGAAGGTGTCGAAATTCTGACTCCAAAATCGGTAGCAAATCAACCTAATTTGTATACCCTAGCTTATCGAGTCGGAACCCATGCCAGCTTTTTAGAAACGATGAAAGCGCGTCTGGGTGACAGCAAGTTTCCCTCACTCAAACATCTGAAAACCCGTGATCCTCAAGACCACTCTTTAGCCCTGCTAGATGCTTGGGCTACTGTAGCAGATGTTCTGACATTTTATCAAGAACGCATAGCCAACGAGGGTTATTTACGCACTGCCATTGAGCGGCGTTCCCTAATGGAATTAGCTCGATTAGTAGACTATGCACATAGTCCTGGTGTCAGCGCCAGCGTTTATTTAGCTTTTACCATAGAAGATGGTTACAACTTGGAAATTCCTGCTGGTTTGAGTAGCCAGAGTTTACCTGATTCCGGTGAATCGCCGGAATTTTTTGAAACATCACAAAAACTGCAAGCCTATGCCCATTTGAATCAGATCAAACCCCGAATCGGCAAAGCGCAGCAAGTTAGCTTAACAACAGCCGCCACGCTTGATCAGCTTTATTTAGATGGTGTAAATACGAATCTCAAACCTAACGATCCACTTTTACTAATTTTTGGTGATACTGAAGCTAAACAAGTCTTGCGTAGAGTTCAGATTATTGAACCTCAACCAGATGAAAACCGTA carries:
- a CDS encoding putative baseplate assembly protein — translated: MNSHTSICQNEQRRLEIRRQRKNGLDYVEVSEDLRSRSGSFGASLYVYFLGSVPEDLRKENLRIEGGERIRNLHVTGLEVESSQNYEGYLIVNLNQLGDFSLYTLRLVSLDEQGKPTNQPYPNFDPRYSQVQFQFRDINCHSDIDCLQEQTCPPQQLVEPAINYLAKDYASFRHLILDRLSLVMPDWEERHAPDLGITLVEVLAYVGDYLSYYQDAVATEAYLETARQRISVRRHARLIDYPMHEGCNARTWLWLETSVDISLKEKNFYFINRYKNAPRLGTILEDNRDLDDVPLNSYQVFEPLTPLPIHLYIAHNQILFYTWGDRSCCLSRGSTTATLLDEFIHPTQSEKANSQFPEHQRKLHLKIGDILIFEEIKGPKTGNPKDADMNNRHAVRLTNVKAIVDELYNQPIVEIEWTKEDALPFPLCISAIVPPECQLADISVARGNVILVDHGRTIDREDLGTVPGKEVIQQCQEEGESVEILVKSDRFRPRLQKTPLTFSQPLSIKNLTQDSAKSLLIQHLHQAKPHIQLNNSTWTPQYDLIESNSEDQHFVVEMDNDGQAHLRFGDGELGIKPEANTHFQATYRVGNGLVGNIGAEAISYIVFHNIFNSGSTLQPHQPFPAKSGTAPESLSHVKLYAPHLSHEKLERAITADDYAQLVMEHFSTKVQRAAATLRWTGCSYEVWVAVDPFNREAADDKLLPNIATDLENYRRIGHDVIVQRAAYISLDIAMTVHVKSDYLRGHVKTALLHIFSNRILPDGRSGFFHPDNLTFGLGIGLSQIVAIAYAVPGIESVSVTKLERLFEGDNHEIEAGFLPIGSWEIARLDNNPNFPEKGKFTLDLRGGR